A portion of the Streptomyces sp. NBC_00376 genome contains these proteins:
- the miaB gene encoding tRNA (N6-isopentenyl adenosine(37)-C2)-methylthiotransferase MiaB has protein sequence MDGLKTYEVRTYGCQMNVHDSERLSGLLEGAGYVRAAEGSDGDADVVVFNTCAVRENADNKLYGNLGRLAPMKTKRPGMQIAVGGCLAQKDRDTIVQRAPWVDVVFGTHNIGKLPVLLERARIQEEAQIEIAESLEAFPSTLPTRRESAYAAWVSISVGCNNTCTFCIVPALRGKEKDRRTGDILAEIEALVAEGVSEITLLGQNVNAYGSDIGDREAFSKLLRACGRIEGLERVRFTSPHPRDFTDDVIAAMAETPNVMPQLHMPMQSGSDTILKAMRRSYRQERFLGIIEKVRAAMPDAAISTDIIVGFPGETEEDFEQTMHAVREARFANAFTFQYSKRPGTPAAEMEGQIPKEVVQERYMRLSVLQEEISWEENKKQVGRTLEIMVAEGEGRKDGATHRLSGRAPDNRLVHFTKPDEDVRPGDVVTVEISYAAPHHLLAEGAPVAVRRTRAGDAWEKRNAAEAAKPAGVMLGLPGIGAPAPLPAATAPGCGCD, from the coding sequence GTGGACGGTTTGAAAACGTACGAGGTGCGCACCTACGGGTGCCAGATGAACGTCCACGACTCCGAGCGGCTGTCGGGGCTGCTGGAGGGCGCGGGGTATGTGCGTGCCGCCGAGGGCTCCGACGGCGACGCCGACGTCGTGGTCTTCAACACCTGCGCGGTGCGGGAGAACGCCGACAACAAGCTCTACGGCAACCTCGGCCGGCTCGCCCCGATGAAGACCAAGCGGCCCGGCATGCAGATCGCCGTCGGCGGCTGCCTGGCGCAGAAGGACCGCGACACCATCGTCCAGCGGGCCCCCTGGGTCGACGTCGTCTTCGGCACGCACAACATCGGCAAGCTGCCCGTGCTGCTGGAGCGCGCCCGTATCCAGGAGGAGGCGCAGATCGAGATCGCCGAATCCCTGGAGGCCTTCCCCTCCACGCTGCCCACCCGCCGCGAGTCCGCCTACGCCGCGTGGGTCTCGATCTCCGTCGGCTGCAACAACACCTGCACCTTCTGCATCGTCCCGGCCCTGCGCGGCAAGGAGAAGGACCGCCGCACCGGCGACATCCTCGCCGAGATCGAGGCGCTGGTCGCCGAGGGCGTCTCCGAGATCACCCTGCTCGGCCAGAACGTGAACGCGTACGGCTCCGACATCGGCGACCGCGAGGCGTTCTCCAAGCTGCTGCGCGCCTGCGGGAGGATCGAGGGCCTGGAGCGGGTCCGGTTCACCTCGCCGCACCCCCGCGACTTCACGGACGACGTGATCGCGGCGATGGCGGAGACGCCCAATGTGATGCCGCAGCTCCACATGCCGATGCAGTCGGGCTCGGACACGATCCTCAAGGCGATGCGGCGCTCGTACCGGCAGGAGCGCTTCCTCGGCATCATCGAGAAGGTGCGCGCCGCGATGCCGGACGCGGCCATCTCCACCGACATCATCGTGGGCTTCCCCGGCGAGACCGAGGAGGACTTCGAGCAGACGATGCACGCGGTCCGCGAGGCGCGCTTCGCCAACGCCTTCACCTTCCAGTACTCCAAGCGCCCCGGCACCCCGGCCGCCGAGATGGAGGGGCAGATCCCCAAGGAGGTCGTCCAGGAGCGGTACATGCGCCTGTCGGTCCTCCAGGAGGAGATCTCCTGGGAGGAGAACAAGAAGCAGGTCGGCCGGACGCTGGAGATCATGGTCGCGGAGGGCGAGGGCCGCAAGGACGGCGCCACCCACCGCCTCTCCGGCAGGGCCCCCGACAACCGCCTGGTCCACTTCACCAAGCCGGACGAGGACGTGCGTCCCGGCGACGTGGTCACCGTCGAGATCAGCTACGCGGCCCCGCACCACCTGCTCGCCGAGGGCGCACCGGTCGCCGTGCGGCGGACCCGGGCCGGGGACGCCTGGGAGAAGCGCAACGCCGCCGAGGCCGCCAAGCCGGCCGGCGTGATGCTGGGACTGCCCGGCATCGGAGCCCCGGCACCGCTGCCGGCTGCGACGGCCCCGGGCTGCGGCTGCGACTGA
- a CDS encoding amino acid ABC transporter permease gives MSSVLYDAQGPRAKQRNILYTVLFVLCAAAVVWWVYDGLAEKHQLDWIKWKPFFTSSQPWETYIWPGLQSTLKAAFFALIIALPLGALFGVGRLSDHRWVRVPAGVVVEFFRAIPVLILMIIANAVYSEYTTISTDDRPLYAVVTGLVLYNASVLAEIVRAGIHTLPKGQGEAAKALGMRKGQTMVFVLLPQAVTAMLPAIVSQLVVIVKDTALGGAVMTFPELLASIRPMAANYGANTIACFTVIALIYLLVNFALTSFASWLERWLRRTKKAKGTAPGGAPETVGTPSLVVDDGRAV, from the coding sequence ATGAGTTCCGTCCTCTACGACGCCCAGGGCCCCCGCGCCAAGCAGCGCAACATCCTCTACACGGTGCTGTTCGTGCTGTGCGCCGCGGCCGTGGTGTGGTGGGTGTACGACGGTCTGGCCGAGAAGCACCAGCTCGACTGGATCAAGTGGAAGCCCTTCTTCACCAGCTCCCAGCCATGGGAGACGTACATCTGGCCGGGCCTCCAGAGCACGCTCAAGGCGGCGTTCTTCGCCCTGATCATCGCGCTGCCGCTCGGAGCGCTCTTCGGTGTCGGCCGGCTCTCCGACCACCGGTGGGTACGGGTACCGGCCGGCGTGGTCGTGGAGTTCTTCCGCGCCATTCCGGTGCTGATCCTGATGATCATCGCGAACGCGGTGTACTCGGAGTACACGACCATCAGCACCGACGACCGTCCCCTGTACGCCGTGGTGACCGGTCTGGTGCTGTACAACGCGTCCGTGCTCGCCGAGATCGTGCGCGCCGGCATCCACACCCTTCCGAAGGGCCAGGGCGAGGCCGCCAAGGCTCTCGGCATGCGCAAGGGCCAGACCATGGTGTTCGTGCTGCTGCCGCAGGCGGTGACGGCGATGCTGCCGGCGATCGTCAGCCAGCTCGTCGTCATCGTGAAGGACACCGCGCTGGGCGGCGCCGTGATGACCTTCCCCGAGCTGCTGGCCTCGATCCGCCCGATGGCTGCCAACTACGGCGCGAACACCATCGCGTGCTTCACCGTCATCGCCCTGATCTACCTCCTGGTGAACTTCGCGCTCACCTCGTTCGCGAGCTGGCTGGAGCGCTGGCTCCGGCGCACCAAGAAGGCGAAGGGCACCGCGCCCGGGGGCGCACCCGAGACGGTCGGTACGCCGTCGCTCGTCGTCGATGACGGGCGCGCCGTCTGA
- a CDS encoding rhodanese-like domain-containing protein, translating into MSAGGRGGTEPVGIDELLERVRAGFVRVGPQEAATAAAGGEALLVDIRYAELRERDGLIPGALVVERNELEWRLDPRGSHRAPQAVSHDLRIVVICNEGYASSLAAASLQQLGLHRATDLIGGFQAWRTAGLPVEV; encoded by the coding sequence GTGAGTGCCGGCGGTCGCGGCGGTACGGAGCCGGTCGGGATCGATGAGCTGCTGGAACGGGTCCGGGCGGGGTTCGTCAGGGTCGGCCCGCAGGAGGCGGCCACCGCCGCGGCAGGGGGCGAGGCGCTCCTCGTGGACATCCGTTATGCGGAGCTGCGCGAACGGGACGGACTGATTCCGGGGGCGCTGGTCGTCGAGCGCAATGAACTGGAGTGGCGGCTCGACCCGCGAGGAAGCCATCGGGCCCCGCAGGCGGTGAGCCACGATCTCCGCATCGTGGTGATCTGCAACGAGGGTTACGCATCGAGCCTCGCCGCCGCGTCCCTGCAACAGCTGGGACTGCACCGGGCAACGGACCTGATCGGCGGCTTCCAGGCATGGCGCACGGCGGGCCTGCCGGTCGAGGTGTGA
- a CDS encoding TAXI family TRAP transporter solute-binding subunit, with protein MLQALSRIGRRRVLQMCAAVAVVLGLLLWWLLPLGQPAPTGTLTFSTGVRSGVYQRYGERLKGDLARDLPKVSIRLQTSEGSQQNIARVATGRADFTIATTDALATYLRSGKPGADRLRGCVRLYDDYIQLVVPRDSEVRKVSDLRGKRVGVGQRGSGVRLVADRLLTAAGLDPAKDVTPVPAGIDTMPEQLEDGRLDAFFWSGGLPTSAVQELSDRFAIRLVPLEAPLVKKLQAAGGSARYYRSAMMPADAYGNAQQDQAVPTVAVANVLVTTDRSDPALTEAFTRTVIDSRDRIGREVHAAQLVDLRTAIYTDPLPLHEGASRYYRSVKP; from the coding sequence ATGCTCCAGGCACTCTCCCGTATCGGCAGACGACGCGTCCTTCAGATGTGCGCCGCCGTCGCCGTCGTGCTCGGGCTGCTGCTGTGGTGGCTGCTGCCGCTCGGGCAGCCGGCCCCGACCGGCACGCTGACCTTCAGCACCGGTGTGCGCAGCGGGGTCTACCAGCGCTACGGCGAGCGCCTCAAGGGGGACCTGGCCAGGGATCTGCCCAAGGTGTCGATACGGCTGCAGACCAGTGAGGGCTCGCAGCAGAACATCGCCCGGGTGGCGACCGGGAGGGCCGACTTCACCATCGCCACCACCGATGCCCTCGCCACGTATCTGCGCAGCGGCAAGCCCGGCGCGGACCGGCTGCGGGGCTGTGTGCGGCTGTACGACGACTACATCCAGCTGGTCGTACCCCGCGACTCCGAGGTGCGCAAGGTCTCGGACCTGCGCGGAAAGCGGGTCGGGGTGGGGCAGCGGGGTTCGGGCGTGCGGCTGGTCGCCGACCGGCTGCTGACGGCCGCGGGGCTCGACCCCGCGAAGGACGTGACCCCGGTCCCCGCCGGTATCGACACCATGCCGGAGCAGTTGGAGGACGGCCGGCTCGACGCCTTCTTCTGGTCCGGCGGACTGCCCACCTCAGCCGTGCAGGAGCTGTCGGACCGGTTCGCGATCCGGCTGGTGCCGCTGGAGGCTCCGCTGGTCAAGAAGCTCCAGGCGGCGGGCGGGTCCGCCCGCTACTACCGTTCGGCCATGATGCCCGCCGACGCCTACGGCAACGCGCAGCAGGACCAGGCGGTACCGACGGTCGCGGTCGCCAATGTGCTGGTGACCACGGACCGCTCGGATCCGGCGTTGACGGAGGCGTTCACCCGGACAGTGATCGACAGCAGGGACCGGATCGGGCGCGAGGTGCACGCGGCCCAGCTGGTGGATCTGCGTACGGCGATCTACACCGATCCGCTGCCGCTGCACGAAGGGGCCAGCCGCTACTACCGCTCGGTCAAGCCCTGA
- a CDS encoding sensor histidine kinase — MRTRLLPLLIVLMAGVLLALGFPLAVSVAAAQQQRVVIDRIDDTARFAALAQFMTDPVAGYDERRRTLRNELDTYASVYGIRAGIFRRDDSAMAKAPAAWQLPLEGEGREAFKEALLGRRSHDPPQVWPWQNGRVVVASPVVRDGDVVAVVVLDSPTDEMRSRTIRGWLLIAAGEAIAMLVAVGAAIRLTGWVLLPVRTLDAATHDIASGRMRSRVAASGGPPELRRLARSFNEMADNVEDVLEQQRAFVADASHQLRNPLAALLLRIELLALELPEGNEEIASVRMEGKRLAQVLDDLLDLALAEHAAADLQLTDIGALTAERVASWRPVGEEKGVRLRADGSSAVTAWVDPIALSSALDAIIDNALKFTPAEEEVVVTVASGRDDVTVVVADRGPGLTAQEMERIGDRFWRSTQHQNIKGSGLGLSISQALLAACGGSLSYAAREPHGLRVTVSVPRNGPQG, encoded by the coding sequence GTGCGCACCCGGCTGCTTCCCCTGCTCATCGTTCTCATGGCGGGCGTACTGCTCGCTCTCGGCTTCCCGCTGGCCGTCAGCGTGGCCGCCGCCCAGCAGCAACGCGTCGTCATCGACCGCATCGACGACACGGCACGCTTCGCCGCACTCGCGCAGTTCATGACCGATCCGGTCGCCGGATACGACGAGCGCCGGCGCACCCTGCGCAACGAACTCGACACCTACGCGTCCGTGTACGGCATCCGCGCCGGTATCTTCCGCCGCGACGACAGCGCCATGGCCAAGGCCCCCGCCGCCTGGCAGCTGCCGCTGGAGGGGGAGGGGCGCGAGGCGTTCAAGGAGGCCCTGCTCGGGCGGCGCAGCCACGATCCACCACAGGTCTGGCCGTGGCAGAACGGCAGGGTCGTCGTCGCCTCGCCCGTCGTACGGGACGGCGACGTCGTCGCCGTGGTGGTCCTCGACTCGCCCACCGACGAGATGCGCTCGCGCACGATCCGCGGCTGGCTGCTGATCGCGGCCGGAGAAGCGATCGCGATGCTGGTCGCCGTCGGCGCCGCGATCCGCCTCACCGGCTGGGTCCTGCTGCCGGTGCGGACGCTGGACGCGGCCACCCATGACATCGCCAGCGGACGCATGCGATCGCGGGTCGCGGCTTCCGGCGGGCCACCGGAACTCAGGCGCCTGGCCCGTTCGTTCAACGAGATGGCCGACAACGTCGAGGACGTACTGGAGCAGCAGCGCGCCTTTGTCGCCGACGCCTCGCACCAGTTGCGCAACCCCCTTGCCGCGCTGCTGCTGCGGATCGAGCTCCTCGCGCTGGAACTCCCCGAGGGCAACGAGGAGATCGCCTCCGTGCGCATGGAGGGCAAGCGCCTCGCGCAGGTCCTCGACGACCTGCTCGACCTGGCGCTGGCCGAACACGCCGCGGCCGATCTGCAGCTCACGGACATCGGCGCGCTCACCGCGGAGCGCGTCGCGTCCTGGCGGCCGGTCGGCGAGGAGAAGGGGGTACGGCTCCGGGCGGACGGCTCGTCCGCGGTGACCGCCTGGGTGGACCCCATCGCGTTGTCGAGCGCCCTCGACGCGATCATCGACAACGCCCTGAAATTCACTCCTGCCGAGGAAGAGGTCGTCGTCACGGTCGCCTCCGGCCGCGATGACGTCACGGTCGTCGTCGCCGACCGCGGGCCCGGCCTCACCGCACAGGAGATGGAACGCATCGGCGACCGGTTCTGGCGCAGCACCCAGCACCAGAACATCAAGGGATCCGGCCTCGGGCTCTCCATCTCGCAGGCGCTCCTGGCGGCCTGCGGCGGCTCCCTGAGCTACGCGGCCCGTGAGCCGCACGGGCTGCGGGTCACGGTCTCGGTGCCGCGCAACGGCCCGCAGGGCTGA
- a CDS encoding glutamate ABC transporter substrate-binding protein, which translates to MQLRKVTAASAAVLALAITATACGSDKEDGGSGDGKKITIGIKIDQPGIGLKTPDGKYTGFDVDVATYVAKELGYDAKDIVFKETKSADRETAIERGDVKFIAASYSINDERLQKVDFAGPYLLAHQDILVRADDASIKSPADLNNKKLCSVAGSTSAKNVKDKLAPKAQLQTYGGYSECLTGLENKAIDALTTDDSILAGYASQANFQGKFKLAGFKMTNENYGIGLKKGDADLKKKIDAALTKMVSDGSWDKAVKDNFGPANYKNEPAPKIGNIVK; encoded by the coding sequence ATGCAGCTTCGTAAGGTCACCGCCGCCTCGGCCGCCGTGCTCGCCCTCGCCATCACCGCCACCGCCTGTGGCTCCGACAAGGAGGACGGCGGCTCGGGCGACGGCAAGAAGATCACGATCGGCATCAAGATCGACCAGCCGGGCATCGGTCTGAAGACCCCGGACGGCAAGTACACCGGCTTCGACGTCGATGTCGCCACGTACGTGGCCAAGGAACTCGGCTACGACGCCAAGGACATCGTCTTCAAGGAGACCAAGAGCGCCGACCGCGAGACGGCGATCGAGCGCGGTGACGTGAAGTTCATCGCCGCCTCCTACTCGATCAACGACGAGCGCCTGCAGAAGGTGGACTTCGCCGGTCCCTACCTGCTGGCCCACCAGGACATCCTGGTCCGCGCCGACGACGCCTCGATCAAGTCCCCGGCCGACCTGAACAACAAGAAGCTGTGCTCGGTCGCCGGCTCGACCTCGGCGAAGAACGTCAAGGACAAGCTGGCGCCGAAGGCGCAGCTCCAGACGTACGGCGGCTACTCGGAGTGCCTGACCGGCCTGGAGAACAAGGCCATCGACGCACTGACCACCGATGACAGCATCCTGGCGGGCTACGCCTCGCAGGCGAACTTCCAGGGCAAGTTCAAGCTGGCCGGCTTCAAGATGACCAACGAGAACTACGGCATCGGTCTGAAGAAGGGCGACGCCGACCTCAAGAAGAAGATCGACGCCGCGCTCACCAAGATGGTCTCGGACGGTTCCTGGGACAAGGCCGTGAAGGACAACTTCGGTCCGGCGAACTACAAGAACGAGCCCGCCCCGAAGATCGGCAACATCGTCAAGTGA
- a CDS encoding amino acid ABC transporter ATP-binding protein produces the protein MSGVSVTKGAGDAAPAADDLVVLSNVNKHFGALHVLQDIDLTIARGEVVVVIGPSGSGKSTLCRTINRLETIDSGAISIDGKPLPAEGRELARLRADVGMVFQSFNLFAHKTVLENVMLGQIKVRKTDKKAAEDKARSLLDRVGVATQADKYPAQLSGGQQQRVAIARALAMDPKVILFDEPTSALDPEMINEVLEVMQQLARDGMTMVVVTHEMGFARSAANRVVFMADGKIVEEATPDQFFSNPRSDRAKDFLSKILHH, from the coding sequence ATGAGCGGAGTTTCAGTGACCAAGGGTGCCGGGGACGCCGCGCCTGCGGCGGACGACCTTGTCGTGCTGAGCAACGTCAACAAGCACTTCGGCGCACTGCATGTGCTCCAGGACATCGACCTGACGATCGCCCGTGGCGAGGTCGTGGTCGTCATCGGGCCCTCCGGGTCCGGGAAGTCCACGCTGTGCCGCACGATCAACCGCTTGGAGACGATCGACTCGGGCGCCATCTCGATCGACGGCAAGCCGCTGCCCGCGGAGGGCAGGGAACTGGCCAGGCTGCGTGCCGATGTCGGCATGGTTTTCCAGTCGTTCAATCTCTTCGCGCACAAGACGGTGCTCGAAAACGTGATGCTGGGGCAGATCAAGGTCCGCAAGACGGACAAGAAGGCTGCCGAGGACAAGGCCCGTTCACTGCTGGACCGGGTGGGTGTGGCTACGCAGGCCGACAAGTACCCCGCTCAGCTCTCCGGCGGCCAGCAGCAACGCGTGGCCATCGCACGGGCGTTGGCGATGGACCCGAAGGTGATCCTCTTCGACGAGCCGACCTCCGCGCTCGACCCGGAGATGATCAACGAGGTGCTGGAGGTCATGCAGCAGCTCGCCCGGGACGGCATGACGATGGTCGTCGTCACCCATGAGATGGGCTTCGCGCGCTCGGCCGCGAACCGGGTCGTCTTCATGGCCGACGGAAAGATCGTCGAAGAGGCCACGCCCGACCAGTTCTTCAGCAACCCGCGCAGTGACCGGGCCAAGGACTTCCTGTCGAAGATCCTTCACCACTGA
- a CDS encoding response regulator transcription factor — translation MRLLLVEDDNHVAAALSAILARHGFRVVHARSGEEALQALLPADTEPFGVVLLDLGLPDQDGYEVCGKIRKRTSTPVIMVTARADVRSRIHGLNLGADDYVVKPYDTGELLARIHAVSRRKAPGEDTVPMPVAGLRLGHVHIELPTRKVSVDGSEVQLTRKEFDLLALLAQRPGVVFRREQIISEVWRTSWEGTGRTLEVHVASLRSKLRLPALIETVRGVGYRLVAPSA, via the coding sequence ATGAGACTGCTGCTCGTCGAGGACGACAATCATGTCGCCGCCGCCCTCTCCGCGATCCTCGCCCGGCACGGCTTCCGGGTCGTGCACGCGCGCAGCGGCGAGGAGGCCCTGCAGGCCCTGCTGCCCGCCGACACGGAGCCGTTCGGTGTCGTGCTCCTCGATCTCGGTCTGCCCGACCAGGACGGGTACGAGGTGTGCGGGAAGATCCGCAAGCGCACCTCCACCCCGGTGATCATGGTGACCGCGCGCGCCGACGTACGGTCGCGGATCCACGGCCTCAACCTCGGCGCCGACGACTACGTGGTCAAGCCGTACGACACCGGCGAACTCCTCGCCCGAATCCACGCCGTCAGCCGGCGCAAGGCACCGGGCGAGGACACCGTGCCCATGCCCGTCGCAGGGCTGCGTCTCGGCCATGTCCACATCGAGCTGCCGACCCGCAAGGTCAGCGTCGACGGATCGGAAGTCCAGCTCACCCGCAAGGAGTTCGACCTGCTCGCGCTGCTCGCCCAGCGGCCCGGAGTGGTGTTCCGCCGGGAGCAGATCATCAGCGAGGTGTGGCGTACGAGCTGGGAGGGCACGGGGCGCACGCTCGAAGTGCACGTCGCATCCCTGCGCTCCAAGCTGCGGCTGCCCGCACTGATCGAGACGGTGCGCGGAGTCGGCTACCGCCTCGTCGCGCCGTCCGCGTAG
- a CDS encoding amino acid ABC transporter permease produces the protein MFDFLEGYDLLGAFWVTVQLAVYSALGSLIWGTLLAGMKVSPVPLMRGFATAYVNVVRNIPLTVIIVFSSLGLNQTLTISLGADVIEDINFRLAVLALVAYTAAFVCEALRSGINTVPVGQAEAARALGLSFTQVLRLIILPQAFRAVVNPLSNVLIALTKNTTVASAIGVVEASYLMKDMIEAEAQLILIALVFAFGFVVLTLPTGLILGWVSKKVAVKR, from the coding sequence GTGTTCGACTTTCTTGAAGGTTACGACCTGCTGGGGGCCTTCTGGGTGACGGTGCAACTCGCCGTCTACTCCGCCCTCGGCTCCCTCATATGGGGAACGCTGCTGGCCGGCATGAAGGTCAGCCCGGTCCCCCTGATGCGCGGCTTCGCCACCGCGTACGTGAACGTGGTCCGGAACATTCCGCTGACCGTGATCATTGTCTTCTCGTCGCTGGGCCTGAACCAGACGCTGACCATCTCGCTCGGCGCCGATGTCATCGAAGACATCAACTTCCGGCTGGCCGTACTCGCCCTGGTCGCCTACACGGCCGCCTTCGTCTGCGAGGCGCTGCGCTCGGGCATCAACACGGTGCCGGTCGGCCAGGCCGAGGCGGCGCGCGCACTCGGGCTGAGCTTCACGCAGGTACTGCGGCTGATCATCCTTCCTCAGGCGTTCCGTGCGGTGGTCAACCCGTTGTCCAACGTGCTGATCGCGCTGACGAAGAACACCACGGTCGCCTCCGCGATCGGCGTCGTCGAAGCCTCGTACCTGATGAAGGACATGATCGAGGCCGAGGCCCAGCTGATCCTGATCGCACTGGTCTTCGCGTTCGGCTTCGTCGTCCTGACCCTCCCGACCGGCCTGATCCTCGGCTGGGTGAGCAAGAAGGTGGCGGTGAAGCGATGA
- a CDS encoding FAD-dependent monooxygenase, with the protein MDPVIVVGAGPVGLALSLALAAQGVPSVLLDEDPGKDETRPARTVVLREDTAALVERLGCKALRHEGVRWSGWRSMRRRQLVRELPLGEDSAEGDPLPAPIHLPQHVLARGLREAVAAQDLVRVAPYSRIDTLEQDATGVTVHTREPNATWWRGSYLVGCDGARSTVRKLLDIRFPGRTAVERHAVAALRTELPWPGQAVLHRLPPWRTGGAEVTARPLPDGVWRLDWLLPPRGELVTPDALITRVRDTLAGWCGETPPYELLDTGVYTLHHRLALRWRVDRAFLAGDAAHLLGALGTQGLDEGLRDVENLAWKLAQDWHHGASDGLLDSYQAERRAAVAARLRAADQSLPILRGAGGLRTLVPGSAREHDSLLADGHLGCGPLGAPPSYSHSPLAPPRAEAHTSVGTPPGAPVADVRVTAPDGTTVRLRERLGQGHLLVVLVAPGTGVWDRRHWMTAGVMPRLAAAVDALPMKGELLVTESYPGASAHTVLLVRPDGHLVASFGGVQPRDLFAAADAVRGGAVRAAVRSDQTAGIN; encoded by the coding sequence GTGGACCCGGTGATCGTCGTCGGTGCCGGGCCGGTCGGCCTGGCGCTGTCGCTCGCCCTCGCGGCGCAGGGCGTTCCCTCCGTCCTGCTCGACGAGGACCCGGGCAAGGACGAGACGCGCCCCGCCCGCACCGTGGTGCTGCGCGAGGACACCGCGGCCCTGGTGGAGCGGCTGGGCTGCAAGGCGCTCCGGCACGAGGGGGTGCGGTGGTCCGGGTGGCGGTCGATGCGGCGCAGGCAACTGGTGCGTGAGCTGCCGCTCGGCGAGGACTCCGCCGAGGGTGATCCGTTGCCGGCCCCGATCCATCTGCCCCAGCACGTACTGGCGCGCGGGCTGCGGGAGGCGGTGGCCGCGCAGGATCTGGTGCGGGTGGCCCCCTACAGCCGGATCGACACCCTGGAGCAGGACGCCACCGGCGTCACCGTGCACACCAGGGAGCCGAACGCGACCTGGTGGCGCGGGAGTTACCTGGTGGGCTGCGACGGCGCCAGGTCCACCGTGCGCAAGCTGCTCGACATCCGGTTCCCCGGGCGTACGGCGGTGGAACGGCATGCCGTCGCGGCGCTGCGCACCGAGCTGCCCTGGCCCGGACAGGCCGTGCTGCACCGGCTGCCGCCGTGGCGAACCGGCGGCGCCGAGGTCACGGCGCGGCCGCTGCCGGACGGCGTCTGGCGGCTGGACTGGCTGCTGCCGCCGCGCGGCGAGCTCGTCACCCCGGACGCCCTGATCACCCGGGTCCGGGACACCTTGGCGGGCTGGTGCGGGGAGACACCGCCGTACGAGCTGCTGGACACGGGCGTGTACACGCTGCACCACCGGCTCGCCCTGCGCTGGCGGGTGGACCGGGCCTTCCTGGCCGGCGACGCCGCCCATCTGTTGGGGGCGCTGGGCACCCAGGGGCTCGACGAGGGGCTGCGGGACGTCGAGAACCTGGCCTGGAAGCTGGCCCAGGACTGGCACCACGGCGCTTCCGACGGACTGCTCGACAGTTACCAGGCCGAGCGCCGGGCCGCGGTCGCCGCACGGCTGCGCGCCGCGGACCAGTCGTTGCCGATACTGCGGGGCGCCGGAGGGCTGCGGACGCTGGTCCCGGGGAGCGCACGGGAGCACGATTCGCTGCTCGCCGACGGGCATCTGGGCTGCGGCCCCCTCGGTGCGCCCCCCTCATACTCGCATTCGCCCCTTGCGCCCCCACGCGCCGAGGCACACACATCTGTCGGTACGCCCCCCGGTGCGCCGGTGGCCGATGTGCGGGTGACAGCCCCCGACGGGACGACCGTACGGCTCCGGGAACGGCTGGGGCAGGGGCATCTGCTGGTGGTTCTGGTGGCACCCGGAACCGGGGTCTGGGACCGCCGTCACTGGATGACCGCCGGTGTCATGCCCCGCCTCGCCGCCGCCGTCGACGCCCTGCCGATGAAGGGCGAGCTGCTGGTGACCGAGAGCTACCCGGGAGCGTCGGCCCACACCGTGCTGCTGGTCAGACCGGACGGTCATCTCGTGGCGTCGTTCGGCGGGGTGCAGCCTCGGGATCTCTTCGCGGCGGCGGACGCGGTACGTGGTGGAGCGGTGCGCGCCGCCGTACGTTCCGACCAGACTGCGGGCATCAATTGA
- a CDS encoding cysteine dioxygenase — MSSATDDASGPTAAELLDFVRAVAADAEIVASLPLDPEGRTWVQLEGPDGSEAWLIGWPPGTGTGWHDHADSVGAFTTAAGTLKELSLAARLPTDGWKTLELAEGIDRSRRLATGQGRAFGRHHVHEVLNESGTEHAVSVHAYYPPLPQIRRYSRTGAVLRLEQVERPEDWQ, encoded by the coding sequence ATGTCCTCTGCCACCGATGACGCTTCCGGTCCGACGGCGGCGGAACTGCTCGATTTCGTCCGTGCTGTCGCCGCCGACGCCGAGATCGTCGCCTCGCTCCCGCTCGATCCCGAGGGCCGTACCTGGGTCCAGCTCGAAGGGCCCGACGGCAGCGAGGCCTGGCTGATCGGCTGGCCGCCGGGTACGGGTACGGGCTGGCACGACCACGCCGACTCGGTCGGCGCCTTCACCACGGCGGCCGGCACGCTCAAGGAGCTGTCGCTCGCCGCCCGGCTGCCCACCGACGGCTGGAAGACCCTCGAACTCGCCGAGGGCATCGACCGTTCCCGCCGGTTGGCCACCGGCCAGGGCAGGGCGTTCGGCCGCCACCACGTCCACGAGGTGCTGAACGAGTCGGGCACGGAGCACGCCGTCTCCGTCCACGCGTACTACCCGCCGCTGCCGCAGATCCGTCGCTACAGCCGTACCGGCGCGGTGCTCCGTCTTGAGCAGGTCGAACGGCCGGAGGACTGGCAGTGA